CCTTTTTGTGCTGAACCCCAACCGACCCTTCACCGGCAACGCGGCGGGGACAATGAAGATCATGCGGGAAATATCGGGCGTGAGCGGGCTTCCCATCAACGGATTCATAGTCAATACCCATTTAATAGATGAAACTACTCCCGAGACAATAATCACCGGCGCTCGAACAGCCACCAATATCTCTAAAGAGAGCGGCGTACCTATAAAATTTGCGACGGTAATGAACGGTATCCTCGCAAAAATGGACGCGAAAGAGATCGGCTCTCCTGTGCTCCCCCTGAAACGCCTCCTCCTTCCTCCATGGAAGAAGACAGGAAACTTCTCCACCCTCAAAATATAGCCCTAAAATTAATTTTTGGTTGCCAAGACATTCTAATCACGTTAGGAATTCCAGGGGACACACACCGTGTGTGTCCCCTGATTTTTATGTCCAACGTAAACATCAATAAGGACAAATGCAAAGGATGCGAGCTCTGCAAGAACGTCTGCCCGCAGGGCATTATTTCCATGTCCGACAAGATAAGCGTGAAGGGTTATTATCCAGCGCAGGTCGTGGAACCTACGCGTTGCATAGTCTGTCGCCTCTGCGCCATAACATGCCCCGACGTGGCAATTGAGGTGGAGGCAGAAGGCTCGCTTTATAGATTTTTTGATTACTGACCGTTAGCTTCTCGACTCGCTAACGCTAGCTTGAAGGGTAAAATTAGCATGGCCAAGAAACTGATGAAGGGTAACGAGGCGATTGCGGAGGCGGCGATACACGCCGGCGCTCACAATTATTTCTGCTATCCGATCACCCCTCAGACCGAAATAGCCGAATATCTGGCAAAGAGAATGCCGGAAGTGGGGGGGGTCTTCCTTCAAGCCGAAAGCGAACTTGCCGCCGCGAACATGGTCTATGGCGCGGCCTGCACAGGCAAGAGGGTCTTTACCACATCTTCAAGCCCCGGGATCTCCTTAATGATGGAGGCGATATCATACATAGCCGGAACCGAAGTGCCGGCGGTCATCGTCAATATAATGCGCTGCGGACCGGGTCTCGGCGGAATTCTGCCGGCTCAGGCCGATTATTTTCAGGCAACAAAGGGGGGCGGCCACGGCGATTATCATGCACTGGTCCTGGCCCCTTCTACCATTCAGGAAGCGGCCGACCTCATGATCGACGCCTTTGACCTTGCGGACAAATACCGCACGCCGGTGATGCTCGTCGGCGACGGAATGATAGGCCAGATGATGGAGCCGGTCGAGTTTAAACCCATCAAGCCAAGGGTCGATACAAGCGGCGAATGGGCGGTTACCGGCTGCAAAGGTAGAAAACCCAGAATACTCACCTCTCTCTTTCTAGATGCCAACACGCTTGAGAAGTTGAACGAAAAGCTCACCGCAAAATATAACGTAATGAAGAAGGAAGAGACGCGCTTCGAACAGGAAGGCTGCGACAGCGCATGCGAGCTGATGATAGTCGCTTACGGCACCATGGCGCGCATCTGCAAATCGGCAATGGCCGAGCTTGTAAAAGAGGGCCGCAAGATCGGCCTCTTCAGACCCATCACGCTCTTCCCCTATCCCGAAGGCCAGCTGGAAAAGGCGGCCGTGAACGCTAAGAAGATACTGGTGGTGGAGATGAGCTGCGGCCAGATGATCGAGGATGTGGAGCGCATAGTGGGCAAGGGAAAAGAGATACATTTTTACGGCCGAACCGGCGGGAACATTCCAACGCCGGACGAGATACTAAAGAAGATGAGGACGCTGATTTAAAATCGCTCATCCTGAGCCTGTCGAAGGATGTAAGTGGTTCATGGTTCGACAAGCTCACCATGAGCGGATATTATATGGATAAGATATTCACGAAACCCGAAGCTCTTCGCGATGCGACCACGCACTACTGCCCAGGTTGCACGCACGGCACCATCCACCGCCTTGTGGCCGAGGTCCTGGATGAGCTTAAACTTCGAGAAAACACGATAGGCGTGGCACCCGTTGGATGCGCGGTCCTTGCCTATAACTATTTCAATTGTGACTTCGTAGAGGCGGCTCACGGACGTGCCCCGGCCATGGCCACCGGAATAAAGCGCTCGAACCCGGAGCTCACCGTATTCACATATCAGGGCGACGGCGATCTGGCCTCGATCGGACTTTCAGAGATAATCCATGCGGCCAACCGCGGAGAGAAGATAACGGTCGTATTCGTCAACAACGCCATTTACGGCATGACCGGCGGCCAGATGGCCCCGACCACCATGCCCTGTCAGTTGACCACAACAACTCCCAAGGGAAGGGACGTCAAGGTGACGGGCTATCCGATGAGGGTTTCGGAACTACTCGCAACACTTCAAACGCCTTCGTTCATCGTCCGCTCGGCGGTCCATACAACGAGGGGAGTTATCAAGACAAAGGAATATCTGCGGCAGGCCTTCACTAACCAGAAGGAGAACCGCTGTTTTTCGTTCGTAGAGGTTTTGTCCGTCTGCCCCACTAACTGGGGAATTTCGCCTATAAAATCGGCGGAATGGGTTGAAAAGACCATGGTCCCTTATTACCCGCTCAAGGTCTTTAAGACACCGGATGATGAAAAAAGTTAAGGTGAGTGAGCGTCGGATTCATTCCGCGCGAGCGAAAGGGGCTTTGGGGGAAGGAGCGAGTCTTCGAGCGAGTCGTTCCCCCCATCATACATAGATGCAACACGAGGTAATATTCGCAGGATTTGGAGGACAGGGGATTCTTCTCATCGGACAGATGCTGGCCTACTCCGGCATGGACGAGGGTTTGAATGTCACCTGGCTCCCCTCTTACGGGCCGGAGATGCGCGGCGGCACCGCTTCGTGCACGGTGGTCGTCTCCGACAAACCGGTCGGTTCACCTGTGGTGAGCTCGCCGGAGATAGTGGTCGTAATGAACCGGCCATCGCTCGACAATTTCGGGCCGTGGGTAAAGAAGGACGGATATCTTTTTATAAACAGCTCTTTGATAGATGTCCGCTCGGGTCGCACGGACATTAAAGAGGTGCTTATTCCGTGTAACGATCTGGCAGTGAAGCTAGGGAACGCCCGCTCCGCCAATATCATAATGCTTGGCGCCCTTATCGGAAAGACGAAGATCATGCCCGAAAAGGCCATTAAGGGCAGAATAGAGTACGCCTTTAAAAAGAAGGGTGAAGAGCTCGTGAAACTCAACTACGCGGCATTTGATGAGGGGGCCAAGGCGTCCTTATGATACAAGAGAAACAAAAAATAGAAAGCATACTTAAGAGATACCCAAAGGACCCTGCATCCATCATTCAGGTGCTTCAGGATATCAACGATGAATACCGCTATCTCCCCTGCGACGTTGTTGGATTTGCCGCGGAACAGTTGGGCGTACCCAAATCAAGGGCCTTTAGCGTTGCTACGTTCTACAAGGCGTTCAGTCTAAAGCCGCGCGGAGAGGTGATCATAAAGATATGCAAAGGGACCGCCTGCCATATTCGCGGAGCGGAGCAGTTGTCCGATGAACTGCAGCGGCTGCTGAAGATCGAAGCCGGCGAGACCACGAAAGACATGAAATTCACGATAGAAGAGGTCAACTGCGTAGGCGCCTGTGCGATGGCGCCCGTTATAGTCATAAACGAAAAGTATCACGGCAGCGTTACAACTAGCGAAGTTAAGGAGATGGTAGAACTGTCATCCCCGCACAAGCGGGGATCCGGTGCATGAACTGGATTTCCACTTTCGCGGGAATGACAGATTATTTGGAGTCTGCCGGGAAATTCAGTTTTGTCATCGCGAGAGGCCCAAGGGGCGACGTGGCGATCTCACGAAATCAAGTAGTTACGGGAGATTGCTTCGTCGCTACGCTCCTCGCAATGACGCATAAGTGGCATTCCCCGACAGGCTCTATTTAACTATGACCGTAGCAAACCAGACAGAACTTTTAAAGCTTCATAAAGAGCTTCTCTCGAAAGAGGCCTTGCTCTCTCAGCGCGTATCTGTCTGCTGCGGAACAGGATGTCTCGCAAGCGGCAGCCGCGAGGTATTTGACGAGTTCAAAAAACATAATGTGGCCGCGGAAATGGGTCTCTGCGCCACCGGATGCCACGGATTCTGCCAACGGGGACCCCTCGTCATCTTAAAGCCGAGCGGTGTCTTCTACACGGGCGTAAAGCCTGCAGATGTTGCGGAAATAACAGATAAGACCCTGAAGAACGGCGAGACGATAGAACGCCTTCTATATACAGACCCAACGACCAAGAAACGGGTCGTTAAATATAACGATGTCAAGTTCTATGCCGGCCAGAATCGAATAGCCCTTCGCCACTGCGGGCACATCGATCCCAACGACATAAACAGCTACCTTGCAACCGGCGGATATCAGTCACTTGCAAAGATCCTTTCCGGAATGAAGCCTGACGAGGTGATAGAAGAGGTGGCAAGGTCCGGGCTTCGCGGACGCGGAGGAGGCGGATTCACAACTGGACAGAAGTGGCGCGTCTGCCGCTTGGCAAAGGGGACACGCAAGTTCATAATATGCAACGGCGACGAAGGCGACCCCGGCGCGTTCATGGACAGGTCGATGATGGAGGGGGACCCTCACGGCATACTTGAAGGGATGTTGATCGGCGCCTTTGCAATTGGCGCGCACGAAGGTTATATTTATGTAAGGCACGAATATCCGCTTGCCTTAAAGCACCTGAATCAGGCTCTTAAAGATGCAAGAGAGCACGGTTTTCTTGGAAAGAACATATTAGGGAGCGGTTTTGGTTTTGATATCAAGATAAACAGGGGCGGCGGCGCGTTC
This genomic window from Deltaproteobacteria bacterium CG11_big_fil_rev_8_21_14_0_20_49_13 contains:
- a CDS encoding 2-oxoacid:ferredoxin oxidoreductase subunit gamma, with translation MQHEVIFAGFGGQGILLIGQMLAYSGMDEGLNVTWLPSYGPEMRGGTASCTVVVSDKPVGSPVVSSPEIVVVMNRPSLDNFGPWVKKDGYLFINSSLIDVRSGRTDIKEVLIPCNDLAVKLGNARSANIIMLGALIGKTKIMPEKAIKGRIEYAFKKKGEELVKLNYAAFDEGAKASL
- a CDS encoding NADH-quinone oxidoreductase subunit NuoE; this translates as MIQEKQKIESILKRYPKDPASIIQVLQDINDEYRYLPCDVVGFAAEQLGVPKSRAFSVATFYKAFSLKPRGEVIIKICKGTACHIRGAEQLSDELQRLLKIEAGETTKDMKFTIEEVNCVGACAMAPVIVINEKYHGSVTTSEVKEMVELSSPHKRGSGA
- a CDS encoding 2-oxoglutarate oxidoreductase; the encoded protein is MDKIFTKPEALRDATTHYCPGCTHGTIHRLVAEVLDELKLRENTIGVAPVGCAVLAYNYFNCDFVEAAHGRAPAMATGIKRSNPELTVFTYQGDGDLASIGLSEIIHAANRGEKITVVFVNNAIYGMTGGQMAPTTMPCQLTTTTPKGRDVKVTGYPMRVSELLATLQTPSFIVRSAVHTTRGVIKTKEYLRQAFTNQKENRCFSFVEVLSVCPTNWGISPIKSAEWVEKTMVPYYPLKVFKTPDDEKS
- a CDS encoding 3-methyl-2-oxobutanoate dehydrogenase subunit VorB (catalyzes the coenzyme A-dependent oxidation of 3-methyl-2-oxobutanoate coupled to the reduction of ferredoxin producing S-(2-methylpropanoyl)-CoA); translated protein: MAKKLMKGNEAIAEAAIHAGAHNYFCYPITPQTEIAEYLAKRMPEVGGVFLQAESELAAANMVYGAACTGKRVFTTSSSPGISLMMEAISYIAGTEVPAVIVNIMRCGPGLGGILPAQADYFQATKGGGHGDYHALVLAPSTIQEAADLMIDAFDLADKYRTPVMLVGDGMIGQMMEPVEFKPIKPRVDTSGEWAVTGCKGRKPRILTSLFLDANTLEKLNEKLTAKYNVMKKEETRFEQEGCDSACELMIVAYGTMARICKSAMAELVKEGRKIGLFRPITLFPYPEGQLEKAAVNAKKILVVEMSCGQMIEDVERIVGKGKEIHFYGRTGGNIPTPDEILKKMRTLI